The following coding sequences are from one Thermostaphylospora chromogena window:
- a CDS encoding Gfo/Idh/MocA family protein, which produces MRLGIVGLGLIAQAVHLPNLRDLRETHEVVHVCDLSATLAARVAAEHGGPVRHSRDAREVFADPAVDAVLLLTPGDHADLARAALAAGKHVLAEKPLALTVAEARELDELAADRNLVLQVGYMKMYDPIIPRARSELAAVGTPRLVRITVLHPADAPQFAHVRLLRADDADPVAVAAAAARRRERAAAALGDVGEPFCSLYTDVLHGSVVHELSLLRALFGEPPLTFAHAQIGPGVRPGTALPEPPQLQALGMLGDCQLSLSWNWLPGHPEYVEEIAVFGTEGRLYLRMPGPYLRDARAELVVESVRGGERATTRLVSEHRTGFTHELLAFHASVTEGAPVLSTAAGAAYDTAALQRLTSLLAAAYGVQTRGETTP; this is translated from the coding sequence TTGCGTCTGGGGATCGTCGGGCTCGGGCTCATCGCGCAGGCCGTCCACCTGCCCAACCTGCGTGACCTGCGTGAGACGCACGAGGTCGTCCACGTGTGCGACCTGTCCGCGACGCTCGCCGCGCGCGTGGCCGCCGAGCACGGCGGGCCGGTCCGGCACTCCCGCGACGCCCGGGAGGTGTTCGCCGATCCCGCCGTGGACGCCGTCCTCCTGCTCACCCCCGGAGACCACGCCGACCTCGCCCGCGCGGCGCTCGCCGCGGGCAAGCACGTGCTGGCCGAGAAACCGCTGGCGCTCACCGTGGCCGAGGCGCGGGAACTGGACGAGCTCGCCGCCGACCGGAATCTGGTGCTGCAGGTCGGCTACATGAAGATGTACGACCCGATCATCCCGCGGGCGCGGTCGGAACTGGCCGCCGTCGGCACGCCCCGGCTGGTCCGGATCACCGTCCTGCACCCCGCCGACGCGCCCCAGTTCGCCCACGTGCGCCTGCTCCGCGCCGACGACGCCGACCCCGTCGCCGTGGCCGCCGCCGCGGCCCGCAGGAGGGAGCGCGCCGCGGCGGCGCTGGGCGACGTCGGCGAGCCGTTCTGCTCCCTCTACACCGACGTGCTGCACGGCTCGGTCGTGCACGAGCTGTCGTTGCTGCGCGCCCTGTTCGGCGAGCCGCCGTTGACCTTCGCGCACGCCCAGATCGGTCCCGGAGTGCGGCCGGGGACCGCGCTGCCCGAGCCGCCGCAACTGCAGGCGCTGGGCATGCTCGGCGACTGCCAGCTGTCGCTGTCGTGGAACTGGCTGCCCGGCCACCCCGAATACGTCGAGGAGATCGCCGTGTTCGGCACCGAGGGCCGCCTCTACCTGCGCATGCCCGGCCCGTATCTGCGCGACGCGCGTGCCGAGCTGGTCGTGGAGTCCGTCCGCGGCGGCGAGCGCGCCACCACCCGGCTGGTGTCGGAGCACCGCACCGGGTTCACCCACGAGCTGCTGGCCTTCCACGCCTCCGTCACCGAGGGGGCGCCCGTCCTGTCCACCGCCGCCGGCGCGGCCTACGACACCGCCGCCCTCCAGCGGCTGACGTCGCTGCTGGCCGCCGCGTACGGCGTCCAGACCCGGGGGGAGACCACTCCTTGA
- a CDS encoding LacI family DNA-binding transcriptional regulator, with amino-acid sequence MAVTIQDVAKAAGVSVSTVSRAFSSPEMVKEETRARVRAVAERLGYRPNPAARGLITGKTANIGVIVPDLTNPFFPSMLKGVQARAREADHAVFLADAQEDGAEEARLVAAMAKQVDGVVMCASRMDKPLLDKVLGLVPLVFINRTVPGQPSVTMDNAGGMRQAVDHLAALGHRRIAYLNGPRSSWTNRERRKGLRRAERHGMQVTQLGPFVPRFEAGQQAADLVIAAKATAVIAYNDVMALGVLARLTERGVAVPAEMSVVGCDDIGFAAMSTPALTTIDLGGERAGRVAVDALLDILAARDGGRRPDLTAALIVRASTGPVQS; translated from the coding sequence ATGGCGGTCACCATCCAGGACGTCGCCAAAGCGGCCGGAGTCTCGGTCTCGACGGTGTCGCGAGCGTTCTCCTCACCGGAGATGGTGAAGGAGGAGACCCGGGCCCGCGTCCGGGCGGTGGCCGAGCGCCTCGGCTACCGGCCCAACCCCGCCGCGCGCGGGCTCATCACCGGCAAGACCGCCAACATCGGCGTGATCGTTCCCGACCTGACCAACCCGTTCTTCCCGAGCATGCTCAAGGGCGTGCAGGCGCGGGCGCGCGAGGCCGACCACGCGGTCTTCCTCGCCGACGCGCAGGAGGACGGCGCGGAGGAGGCCAGGCTGGTCGCCGCCATGGCCAAGCAGGTGGACGGCGTGGTCATGTGCGCCTCCCGCATGGACAAGCCGCTGCTGGACAAGGTGCTCGGACTGGTCCCGCTCGTCTTCATCAACCGAACGGTCCCGGGACAGCCCTCGGTGACCATGGACAACGCCGGCGGCATGCGACAGGCGGTCGACCACCTCGCCGCGCTCGGCCACCGGCGCATCGCCTACCTCAACGGCCCGCGCAGCTCTTGGACCAACAGGGAGCGGCGCAAAGGCCTTCGCCGGGCCGAACGCCACGGCATGCAGGTGACGCAACTCGGCCCGTTCGTCCCCCGCTTCGAGGCGGGGCAGCAGGCCGCCGACCTGGTGATCGCGGCCAAGGCCACAGCCGTGATCGCCTACAACGACGTGATGGCTCTGGGCGTGCTCGCCAGGCTCACCGAACGCGGGGTCGCGGTGCCCGCCGAGATGAGCGTGGTGGGCTGTGACGACATCGGCTTCGCGGCCATGTCCACGCCCGCACTCACCACGATCGACCTGGGCGGCGAACGCGCCGGCCGGGTCGCCGTAGACGCACTGCTCGACATCCTGGCCGCCAGGGACGGCGGGCGCAGGCCCGACCTGACGGCGGCTCTCATCGTCCGGGCCTCCACCGGGCCCGTTCAATCCTGA
- a CDS encoding sugar phosphate isomerase/epimerase family protein, translating into MKIASAPCSYGVHGRSSVAVQPAELLEAMAEAGYTGSELGPPGFFGTPEQTARAFADAGLAAVGGYVPLHLSRDDDVFAADVAAMRRTLEELQACGEPGARAVLADEGDDDLRARPWRADGERGMSREAWQRAVERIAAACEIVRAHGLTPVFHPHYGTYVQQASEIDTLLDLTDVGLCLDSGHFALGGADPAGYARRHADRLVHVHVKDVRHAVVADAQARGDTDLEGWWARVSVPLGTGDVDLAAFVAEVRAAGYDGWYVVEQDRAPVTPDTWEEVAADQRANLAWLTRALAVR; encoded by the coding sequence TTGAAGATCGCATCCGCGCCGTGCAGCTACGGCGTGCACGGCCGTTCGAGCGTCGCCGTGCAGCCCGCGGAACTGCTGGAGGCCATGGCCGAGGCCGGATACACCGGAAGCGAACTGGGTCCGCCCGGCTTCTTCGGCACCCCGGAGCAGACCGCCCGCGCCTTCGCCGACGCGGGGCTGGCCGCCGTCGGCGGCTACGTTCCGCTGCACCTGTCCCGAGACGACGACGTGTTCGCCGCCGACGTCGCGGCGATGCGGCGCACGCTGGAGGAGCTGCAGGCGTGCGGCGAACCCGGCGCCCGCGCCGTGCTCGCCGACGAGGGCGACGACGACCTGCGCGCCCGCCCCTGGCGCGCCGACGGCGAGCGCGGCATGAGCCGCGAGGCGTGGCAGCGGGCGGTCGAGCGGATCGCCGCGGCGTGCGAGATCGTCCGCGCCCACGGCCTGACGCCCGTCTTCCACCCGCACTACGGCACCTACGTGCAGCAGGCGTCGGAGATCGACACGCTGCTCGACCTCACCGACGTCGGGCTGTGCCTGGACAGCGGGCACTTCGCCCTCGGCGGCGCCGACCCCGCCGGCTACGCCCGCCGCCACGCCGATCGCCTCGTCCACGTCCACGTCAAGGACGTGCGGCACGCCGTCGTCGCCGACGCGCAGGCCCGCGGTGACACCGACCTGGAGGGCTGGTGGGCACGGGTCAGCGTCCCGCTCGGCACGGGCGATGTGGATCTGGCCGCCTTCGTGGCAGAGGTGCGTGCCGCCGGATACGACGGCTGGTACGTCGTCGAGCAGGACCGTGCTCCCGTCACGCCGGACACCTGGGAGGAGGTCGCGGCCGACCAGCGCGCCAACCTCGCCTGGCTCACCCGCGCCCTCGCCGTCCGATGA